Part of the Streptomyces antimycoticus genome, GCGGCAGATGCTCTGGGGTGTCGTCGGTATCTGGGTCGTGCTGATGGCCGGTGCCTTCTACCCGATCCTCCAGCACACGCTGCGCGAACTGTTCGGGAGCTGACGCACATGTCCGCCGAGACCACCACCCCCGCGAGCGACGCGGTCAGCGCGTACGACGTGGATCATCCGGCCCCGGTCATCGAGCCGCCGCGGGCCCGTACCCGCAAGACGCCCAGGGCGACCCGTACGAACTTCGAGATGTACGGCTGGCTCTTCATGCGCCTGTCCGGCGTCCTGCTGGTCGTCCTGGTCCTGGGACATCTGCTGATCCAGCTGGTGCTGGACGGCGGTGTCACCAAGATCGGCTTCGCCTTCGTGGCCGGCCGCTGGGCCTCGCCGTTCTGGCAGGCATGGGATCTGATCATGCTCTGGCTCGCCACGCTGCACGGCGCGAACGGCCTGCGCACGATCATCAACGACTACGCGGAGCGGGACAACACCCGCCTGTGGCTGAAGGCGCTGCTCTACACGGCGGCAGGATTCACCATCGTGCTCGGCACTCTGGTGATCTTCACCTTCGACCCGAACATCCGCTAGGCCCCGGGGCTGAGGTATCCACTCATGAAGATCCATAAGTACGACACCGTCATCGTCGGCGCCGGCGGGGCCGGAATGCGCGCGGCCATCGAGTCGACCAAGCGCAGCCGCACCGCGGTGCTCACCAAGCTCTACCCGACCCGCTCCCACACCGGCGCGGCACAGGGCGGCATGGCCGCCGC contains:
- a CDS encoding succinate dehydrogenase hydrophobic membrane anchor subunit gives rise to the protein MSAETTTPASDAVSAYDVDHPAPVIEPPRARTRKTPRATRTNFEMYGWLFMRLSGVLLVVLVLGHLLIQLVLDGGVTKIGFAFVAGRWASPFWQAWDLIMLWLATLHGANGLRTIINDYAERDNTRLWLKALLYTAAGFTIVLGTLVIFTFDPNIR